One genomic region from Marinobacter szutsaonensis encodes:
- a CDS encoding tetratricopeptide repeat protein, with protein MLAACLTRKLLLSCSLLLVSVPSPAQDNSGETPAQADFRRGVELFQQGDLKAARQRLEAARAAGLDSMTLHYNLGVVYYRLGQLDAAEDSFARLLSSPHEILARYNLGLIALARNDEPVAQDYFLSVIESDGPDKLQDLARARLSDMGSQVSVSDRRPLRLYLAASGGYDSNIAGLPETATTREGGLFLDAVVAGSVRVRGDRNAGWDLEGAFFGRDYPDDDDYNTKFLQGKLAWSEQDAGRSRQLGMVLSQSWFGPDAFETRYGVEGLMSWTPCPVGLPVDGCDMSLAAARVDGGSSFEAYDGQWYRLRARAGRWFGAWNLEGKYLFELHDRSDLNSGSQFVSVSPQHHAAEAAARFSVRPDIVLGAMGGFRYSRYQDSHRLLEGDTVVVERRTDRRWETGTFAEYGLSRRWLLRGEWLFRDNSSRIDSYSYQRHTFMVTLEGVL; from the coding sequence TCACCCGTAAGCTGCTGCTGAGTTGCTCACTCCTGCTTGTCTCCGTGCCGTCACCGGCACAGGACAACTCCGGGGAAACGCCGGCGCAGGCCGACTTTCGCAGAGGCGTCGAGCTTTTCCAGCAAGGTGACCTGAAGGCCGCACGACAACGGCTGGAAGCGGCGCGCGCTGCCGGTCTGGATTCCATGACCCTCCACTACAACCTCGGTGTGGTGTATTACCGACTGGGTCAGCTGGATGCCGCAGAAGATTCGTTCGCTCGCCTCTTGTCCTCTCCCCATGAAATCCTGGCACGTTACAACCTCGGCCTGATTGCCCTGGCACGGAACGACGAACCGGTTGCGCAGGATTACTTCCTGTCGGTCATTGAGAGCGACGGCCCTGACAAATTGCAGGACCTGGCCCGGGCAAGGCTTTCAGATATGGGCAGTCAGGTGTCGGTTTCCGACCGTCGTCCCCTTCGCCTTTACCTGGCCGCATCGGGTGGCTACGACAGTAACATTGCTGGTCTCCCGGAGACTGCCACCACCCGGGAGGGCGGCCTGTTCCTGGATGCAGTGGTTGCCGGTAGTGTCCGTGTCCGCGGTGACAGGAACGCGGGATGGGACCTGGAAGGTGCTTTTTTCGGCCGGGATTATCCGGATGATGATGACTACAACACCAAATTCCTTCAGGGCAAGCTCGCCTGGTCAGAACAGGATGCGGGCCGGAGCCGGCAATTAGGGATGGTGTTGAGCCAATCGTGGTTTGGTCCAGACGCGTTCGAGACGCGCTATGGCGTGGAGGGGCTGATGTCCTGGACCCCGTGTCCGGTCGGGCTTCCGGTCGATGGCTGCGATATGTCCCTGGCTGCTGCCAGAGTGGACGGGGGAAGCTCGTTCGAGGCCTATGATGGCCAGTGGTACCGGCTCCGGGCCAGGGCGGGGCGCTGGTTCGGGGCGTGGAATCTGGAAGGCAAGTACCTCTTTGAGCTGCATGACCGGAGCGATCTTAATTCCGGTAGCCAGTTTGTCAGTGTATCACCGCAACATCATGCTGCTGAGGCGGCCGCCCGTTTCAGCGTTCGGCCAGATATCGTGCTGGGCGCCATGGGGGGATTCAGGTACAGCCGTTATCAGGATTCCCACCGTTTGCTGGAAGGCGATACGGTGGTGGTTGAACGGCGCACCGACCGGCGTTGGGAAACCGGCACTTTTGCGGAGTATGGCCTGAGCCGGCGCTGGCTTTTGCGGGGAGAATGGCTGTTCCGGGACAACAGCAGCAGGATCGACAGTTACAGTTACCAGCGCCACACATTCATGGTGACGCTGGAAGGCGTACTCTGA
- the hemL gene encoding glutamate-1-semialdehyde 2,1-aminomutase: protein MTHSETLFEEAQKYIPGGVNSPVRAFRGVGGTPIFFKHAEGAYLFDEDDRRYIDYIGSWGPMILGHSDPRIKQALHTQVDLGVGYGAPTAIETEMAKKVCELVPSIDLVRMVNSGTEATMSAIRLARGYTGRDKIVKFEGCYHGHVDSLLVKAGSGALTLGVPNSPGIPASLAEHTLTLTYNDIDEVRDTFEKMGDQIAAIIVEPVAGNMNCIPPVPGFLEALREVCDQHGTVLIFDEVMTGFRVSLGGAQGYYGVTPDLTALGKVIGGGLPVGAFGGKRKIMEHISPLGPVYQAGTLSGNPLAMAAGLTTLNAISEPGFHDRLTEKTNAVRDGLKHAADEAGIPMTVQSAGAMFGFFFTEEASITRFDQVMACDVERFKKFFQGMLKEGVYLAPSAFEAGFTSAALTDDDIEHTIAAARKVMATL from the coding sequence ATGACACACTCCGAAACCTTGTTCGAAGAGGCGCAAAAATACATACCCGGTGGCGTGAATTCACCGGTAAGGGCCTTTCGCGGCGTGGGCGGCACCCCGATTTTCTTCAAGCATGCCGAAGGCGCGTACCTGTTTGACGAAGACGACCGCCGCTACATTGACTACATCGGCTCCTGGGGCCCGATGATCCTCGGCCACTCGGACCCGCGCATCAAGCAGGCCCTGCATACCCAGGTTGACCTTGGCGTCGGCTATGGTGCTCCCACCGCTATCGAGACCGAAATGGCCAAGAAGGTGTGCGAACTGGTGCCCTCCATTGATCTGGTACGCATGGTGAACTCCGGCACCGAAGCGACCATGAGCGCCATTCGACTGGCGCGAGGCTACACCGGCCGCGACAAGATCGTGAAATTCGAGGGCTGCTACCACGGCCACGTGGATTCACTGCTGGTCAAGGCCGGCTCAGGCGCGCTGACCCTGGGCGTCCCAAACTCCCCGGGCATTCCCGCCAGTCTCGCGGAGCATACCCTGACCCTGACCTATAACGACATCGACGAAGTCCGGGATACGTTCGAGAAAATGGGTGACCAGATCGCAGCGATCATCGTGGAGCCGGTTGCCGGCAACATGAACTGCATCCCGCCGGTTCCGGGCTTCCTGGAAGCATTACGGGAGGTCTGTGACCAGCATGGGACGGTTCTGATCTTTGACGAGGTAATGACCGGTTTCCGGGTGTCCCTGGGTGGCGCTCAGGGTTACTACGGTGTCACCCCGGATTTGACCGCCCTGGGCAAGGTAATCGGTGGCGGCCTGCCTGTCGGTGCCTTCGGCGGCAAGCGAAAAATCATGGAGCACATCTCGCCCCTGGGGCCCGTTTACCAGGCCGGCACCCTCAGCGGCAATCCGCTGGCCATGGCAGCGGGCCTGACCACGCTCAACGCGATTTCCGAGCCCGGCTTCCATGACCGGCTCACGGAAAAGACCAACGCCGTGCGCGATGGCCTGAAACACGCGGCTGACGAAGCTGGCATTCCGATGACGGTACAGAGCGCCGGCGCCATGTTCGGCTTCTTCTTTACCGAAGAAGCCTCCATCACCCGTTTCGATCAGGTGATGGCGTGCGACGTGGAGCGTTTCAAGAAGTTCTTCCAGGGCATGCTGAAAGAAGGAGTTTATCTGGCACCCTCGGCCTTCGAGGCAGGCTTCACCAGTGCGGCATTGACCGACGACGACATCGAGCACACGATTGCCGCCGCCCGCAAAGTGATGGCGACGCTGTAA
- the thiE gene encoding thiamine phosphate synthase, producing the protein MGTLGKAIRPGLYAITDSHLTPPDRLLASVEAALRGGAVLVQYREKSAPWPERLGQARDLQAICSNAGVPLLINDDPELAMRSGAAGVHLGQGDASLVQARQLLGEGAIIGATCHARVDLARQALAEGADYLAFGRFYSSGTKPDAPGADPVVLTEAKQLGKPVTAIGGVTSKNGAPLIRAGADLLASVGGVFGGTPEQIEQKARAFGRLFAAHHPIFSLSD; encoded by the coding sequence GTGGGAACGCTAGGAAAAGCTATCCGCCCGGGGCTGTATGCCATTACCGACAGCCACCTCACCCCGCCTGATCGCCTGCTGGCATCCGTGGAAGCCGCACTGCGGGGTGGCGCCGTGCTGGTACAATACCGGGAGAAATCGGCCCCATGGCCGGAACGGCTCGGCCAGGCCCGGGACCTTCAGGCCATTTGCAGCAATGCCGGCGTGCCACTGCTCATCAATGATGACCCTGAGCTGGCAATGCGCAGCGGGGCTGCAGGCGTACATCTGGGCCAGGGTGATGCGTCACTGGTGCAGGCGCGACAACTTCTGGGTGAAGGTGCCATCATTGGCGCCACCTGCCATGCCAGAGTGGACCTGGCCCGCCAGGCCCTTGCCGAGGGCGCCGATTACCTGGCCTTCGGGCGCTTCTATTCATCCGGCACCAAGCCGGACGCACCCGGAGCGGATCCAGTGGTCCTGACCGAGGCGAAACAGCTCGGCAAACCGGTGACGGCCATCGGCGGGGTCACGTCGAAAAACGGCGCGCCCCTGATCCGGGCGGGAGCCGATCTGCTGGCTTCGGTCGGCGGCGTGTTCGGAGGCACACCGGAACAGATTGAACAGAAGGCGAGAGCCTTCGGGCGGCTGTTCGCTGCCCATCATCCAATTTTCTCATTATCGGATTAA
- a CDS encoding hydroxymethylpyrimidine/phosphomethylpyrimidine kinase, whose translation MLSGLDPSGGAGIQADIQAITSLGCHPLPVLTCLTVQDTCNVYDAQPVDSALIRKQLDCIAADAPIHAIKTGALGNAGVVDVLVEFIKARPGVPVITDPVIKAAGGGDLADEALITAMKERLFPLAEMITPNGIELAMLGGSEEPEQAAKHLMDRGCESVLATGGHGTGLHIINTLYNHNPEPMRWEIERVGGEYHGTGCTLAAAIAAGRASGLSARAAISQAQNYVNRAILHALDVGKGQPVPDRGILWER comes from the coding sequence GTGCTGTCCGGACTCGACCCCTCCGGTGGCGCCGGCATCCAGGCTGATATCCAGGCAATCACCTCGTTGGGCTGTCACCCCCTGCCGGTACTGACCTGCCTGACGGTACAGGATACCTGTAACGTCTATGACGCCCAGCCTGTGGACAGTGCCCTGATTCGAAAACAGCTGGACTGCATTGCAGCGGATGCCCCCATCCATGCCATCAAGACCGGGGCTCTGGGGAATGCCGGGGTTGTCGACGTTCTGGTGGAATTCATCAAGGCCCGGCCCGGAGTTCCGGTGATCACCGACCCGGTCATCAAAGCCGCCGGCGGTGGCGACCTGGCGGACGAAGCCCTCATCACCGCCATGAAGGAACGCCTGTTCCCACTGGCCGAGATGATCACGCCAAACGGTATTGAACTGGCCATGCTCGGTGGCAGCGAAGAGCCGGAGCAGGCAGCGAAGCACCTGATGGATCGGGGCTGCGAATCGGTGCTGGCCACCGGCGGCCACGGTACCGGCCTGCACATCATCAATACCCTGTATAACCACAACCCGGAGCCCATGCGCTGGGAGATAGAGCGCGTGGGCGGCGAATACCACGGCACCGGCTGTACCCTGGCCGCGGCCATTGCCGCCGGACGGGCATCGGGGCTGTCGGCCCGTGCCGCCATTTCCCAGGCCCAGAATTACGTCAATCGGGCGATTCTCCATGCCCTGGACGTGGGCAAGGGCCAGCCCGTTCCGGACCGGGGTATCCTGTGGGAACGCTAG
- the hemJ gene encoding protoporphyrinogen oxidase HemJ, producing MLWIKAFHIIAMVCWFAGLFYLPRLFVYHAACKDQPGRDRFKIMERKLYRGITTPSMIATVALGIWLISYNVSGYFSQGWLHAKLVLVALLIIYHFYCGHLVKVFRDDMNHRSHVFYRWFNELPVFVLLAVVILAVVKPF from the coding sequence ATGCTGTGGATAAAAGCCTTCCACATAATTGCCATGGTGTGCTGGTTCGCCGGCCTTTTCTACCTGCCGCGGCTGTTTGTCTACCATGCTGCCTGTAAGGACCAGCCGGGCCGCGACCGCTTCAAGATTATGGAGCGCAAGCTGTATCGGGGTATTACCACCCCGTCCATGATCGCCACGGTAGCCCTTGGCATCTGGCTGATCAGTTACAATGTCTCCGGTTATTTCAGCCAGGGCTGGCTGCACGCCAAACTGGTGCTGGTTGCCCTGCTGATCATCTACCACTTTTATTGCGGCCATCTGGTCAAGGTGTTCCGGGATGACATGAACCACCGAAGCCATGTGTTCTATCGCTGGTTCAATGAGCTGCCCGTCTTCGTCTTGCTTGCTGTGGTGATACTCGCTGTCGTCAAACCGTTTTAA
- a CDS encoding chloride channel protein, with amino-acid sequence MRNIWHQITENLIPVFRRRLSGVDALPQLAVLGLLSGLITGGVILLFRLAIEWPLEYFLPGTGSESFEQLDIVTRGLLPLAGALALGLMLHRLAIHDRKVGIVHVMERLNYHQGYISLRSAIVQFVSGVSTVVTGQSAGREGPAVHLGAAFSSLMGQWMRLPNNSIRTLVACGCAAAISASFNTPISGVLFAMEVVMMEYTIAGFTPIILAAVSAAIVSQAVYGSEPAFSVPALTMNSLTEIPWILAIAVIIGIAAALFIQLVDAMGRHHHQPVLLRIGIAGALMVPFAVFIPETMGIGYDTVNATINGNLGFWLLLSAGVAKLVITSLSIGLGMPSGVIGPTLFMGATLGGAMGLVGAQIAPDIASSVGFYAMLGMGAMMGAVLQAPLAALMAVMELTRNPNIILPAMLIITTASLVTSEAFGKKSLFLTILKSQGLSYQNSPVIQALRRVSVGAIMDRNILRTERHLTIEEARKVLKSEPKWLIVEGSNGPTALLPAVDLARYLEDTEENAAEEGIEMPESIDLMDIPANRRDVAPVQYQATLEEALNEFDSTNAEALYVQRHVAPMIQRVYGVVLKSDIESYYQYRRS; translated from the coding sequence ATGCGGAACATCTGGCACCAGATCACCGAAAACCTGATCCCTGTATTCCGCCGCAGGCTTTCGGGTGTCGACGCGCTTCCGCAATTGGCGGTGCTGGGACTGCTATCCGGCCTGATCACCGGGGGCGTGATCCTGCTGTTCCGACTCGCCATCGAGTGGCCCCTTGAGTACTTCCTGCCGGGGACCGGCTCCGAATCCTTTGAGCAGCTGGATATCGTGACTCGCGGGCTGTTACCGCTCGCCGGTGCCCTCGCTCTGGGACTGATGCTGCACCGACTGGCCATACACGACCGCAAGGTCGGTATTGTTCACGTCATGGAGCGCCTGAATTACCACCAGGGTTACATCTCACTGCGCAGTGCCATCGTCCAGTTTGTTTCCGGCGTCAGCACGGTGGTAACCGGCCAGTCAGCGGGCCGGGAGGGCCCCGCCGTGCACCTGGGCGCGGCGTTCTCAAGCCTGATGGGGCAATGGATGCGCCTGCCCAACAACAGTATCCGGACCCTCGTGGCCTGCGGCTGTGCTGCTGCCATCTCCGCCTCGTTCAATACGCCCATTTCCGGCGTGCTATTTGCCATGGAAGTGGTGATGATGGAATACACCATTGCCGGCTTCACTCCAATCATCCTGGCTGCAGTGAGCGCGGCCATCGTCAGCCAGGCAGTCTATGGATCGGAGCCCGCTTTCAGCGTACCAGCGCTGACCATGAACTCCCTGACGGAGATCCCCTGGATTCTCGCCATTGCAGTAATCATCGGAATTGCCGCGGCGCTGTTCATCCAGCTGGTGGACGCCATGGGCCGCCACCACCATCAACCGGTGCTTCTGCGTATCGGAATCGCCGGCGCCCTGATGGTGCCGTTCGCGGTGTTTATCCCGGAAACCATGGGCATCGGCTACGACACGGTCAACGCAACCATCAACGGGAACCTGGGGTTCTGGCTATTGTTATCTGCCGGCGTGGCCAAGCTAGTGATTACCTCCCTGAGCATCGGGCTCGGCATGCCCAGCGGCGTAATCGGCCCGACCCTGTTCATGGGAGCGACCCTGGGCGGAGCCATGGGGCTCGTGGGGGCGCAAATTGCACCAGACATTGCTTCTTCCGTGGGCTTCTACGCCATGCTGGGCATGGGGGCAATGATGGGGGCGGTGCTGCAGGCACCCCTGGCCGCACTGATGGCCGTGATGGAGCTGACCCGCAACCCGAACATCATCCTGCCCGCCATGCTGATCATTACCACGGCTAGCCTGGTGACCAGCGAGGCCTTCGGCAAGAAGTCTCTGTTCCTGACCATCCTCAAGAGCCAGGGTCTGAGTTACCAGAACTCGCCGGTCATCCAGGCACTTCGCCGGGTATCGGTCGGCGCCATCATGGACCGCAACATCCTGCGCACAGAACGGCACCTCACCATTGAGGAAGCCCGTAAGGTCCTCAAGTCCGAGCCCAAGTGGCTGATCGTTGAAGGCAGCAATGGCCCCACCGCCCTGCTCCCGGCGGTAGACCTGGCCCGATACCTGGAAGATACCGAGGAAAACGCGGCCGAAGAGGGGATCGAGATGCCGGAATCCATCGATCTTATGGACATCCCCGCTAACCGTCGGGACGTTGCCCCGGTACAATACCAGGCAACCCTCGAGGAAGCCCTGAACGAGTTCGATTCCACCAATGCCGAGGCCCTTTACGTGCAGCGACACGTCGCGCCCATGATCCAAAGGGTGTACGGCGTGGTATTGAAGTCTGACATCGAAAGCTACTACCAATACCGACGGAGTTAA
- the argC gene encoding N-acetyl-gamma-glutamyl-phosphate reductase — MIKVGIVGGTGYTGVELLRILAVHPEVTVSCITSRSEAGMPVANMYPNLRGHFDLEFSEPDAGVLKACDLVFFATPHGVAMRMVPELMDAEVRVVDLSADFRLKDLDVWAQWYGMRHETPEWAEKAVYGLPEVVRDEIRSAQLVANPGCYPTAVQLGFLPLLEQGLVDPSRLIADAKSGASGAGRQGKIGMLHGEIGESFKAYGASGHRHLPEIRQGLTGAARSQVGVTFVPHLIPMIRGIEATLYAELKDPSGFDRIQALYEERYRDEPFVDVMPFGSHPETRSVRGANQCRMALHRQEDSNIVIVSSVIDNLVKGAAGQAVQNMNIMFGFRETMGLEAPALLP; from the coding sequence GTGATTAAAGTAGGCATCGTTGGTGGCACCGGCTATACCGGTGTGGAACTGCTGAGAATCCTCGCGGTTCACCCGGAAGTAACCGTCAGCTGCATAACTTCCCGCTCCGAGGCGGGCATGCCGGTCGCGAATATGTACCCCAATCTGCGCGGGCACTTCGATCTCGAGTTTTCCGAGCCTGATGCGGGCGTGCTCAAGGCTTGTGACCTGGTGTTCTTTGCCACGCCCCACGGTGTGGCCATGCGTATGGTGCCTGAGTTGATGGACGCCGAAGTACGCGTCGTTGACCTGTCTGCGGATTTCCGGCTCAAGGATCTGGACGTCTGGGCCCAGTGGTACGGCATGCGCCATGAAACCCCGGAGTGGGCGGAAAAGGCGGTCTACGGCCTGCCGGAAGTGGTCCGTGACGAGATCCGTAGTGCCCAGCTGGTGGCCAACCCCGGCTGTTATCCGACCGCGGTCCAGTTGGGTTTCCTGCCACTGCTGGAGCAGGGGCTGGTTGATCCTTCCCGCCTGATCGCAGATGCCAAGTCCGGCGCCAGTGGCGCAGGGCGCCAGGGCAAGATCGGTATGTTGCACGGTGAGATTGGCGAGAGCTTCAAGGCCTATGGTGCCTCTGGCCACCGTCATCTCCCGGAGATCCGCCAGGGCCTGACCGGAGCCGCCCGCAGCCAGGTAGGTGTGACCTTTGTGCCGCACCTTATTCCGATGATTCGCGGCATCGAAGCCACGCTTTATGCCGAGCTGAAAGATCCTTCCGGTTTCGACCGTATTCAGGCCCTCTACGAGGAGCGTTACCGGGACGAGCCGTTTGTTGATGTGATGCCCTTTGGCAGCCACCCGGAAACCCGCAGCGTTCGTGGTGCTAACCAGTGCCGGATGGCCCTGCACCGCCAGGAAGACAGCAACATCGTGATCGTTTCTTCGGTGATTGATAACCTGGTCAAGGGTGCGGCCGGTCAGGCAGTCCAGAACATGAACATCATGTTCGGCTTCCGGGAAACCATGGGGCTCGAAGCTCCGGCGTTACTGCCTTAA
- a CDS encoding DUF6776 family protein, which yields MSEPRKPAEEYVVIRHRPGYRIRRTAILLAFTVVAALAGYAAGLAQGGFRFSDVSASNEVLEEELDDLRSNYKEARQQLVNLERGKAIDAQALKQARTTIVELETRIASLKSDLTFYKNIMAPSETSKGLQVDSLTLAPDYQPGAWDFKLVLTQVGNNKNYISGVVAVNVIGMRDEEKEVIALRDLSQDIEDLGVKFRFRFFQNVEGTLALPDDFEPLEVQVVAQAEGRKSSQAERTFDWDDLTEN from the coding sequence GTGAGCGAACCACGCAAACCGGCGGAAGAGTATGTGGTCATCCGCCATCGCCCCGGGTACCGGATTCGCCGTACCGCCATCCTGTTGGCGTTTACTGTGGTCGCTGCGCTTGCCGGCTATGCGGCCGGGCTTGCGCAGGGTGGATTCCGGTTCTCGGATGTCTCGGCTTCCAACGAGGTGCTGGAGGAGGAACTCGATGATCTCCGAAGCAACTACAAGGAGGCGCGCCAGCAGCTGGTCAATCTGGAGCGGGGCAAAGCGATCGATGCCCAGGCGCTCAAACAGGCACGGACGACCATCGTCGAGCTGGAAACCCGCATCGCATCACTGAAGTCTGATCTCACTTTCTATAAAAATATCATGGCACCGTCGGAGACCAGCAAGGGCCTCCAGGTCGACAGCCTGACCCTGGCCCCGGACTACCAGCCTGGGGCCTGGGATTTCAAGCTGGTCCTGACCCAGGTTGGTAATAACAAGAACTACATTTCCGGCGTGGTGGCAGTCAATGTCATCGGCATGCGCGACGAAGAGAAAGAAGTCATTGCCCTGCGTGATCTGTCTCAGGATATTGAGGATCTTGGCGTAAAGTTCCGCTTCCGCTTTTTCCAGAATGTGGAGGGAACCCTGGCGCTTCCGGACGATTTCGAGCCGCTCGAAGTCCAGGTGGTGGCGCAAGCCGAGGGCCGAAAATCCTCGCAGGCAGAACGAACCTTTGACTGGGATGATTTAACGGAGAACTGA
- a CDS encoding polymer-forming cytoskeletal protein, giving the protein MLGKKKQQKPRRPTGHFDTLVSSRTTVEGDVKFSGGLHVDGRIKGKVVAEEGSDAVLRISEVGEVTGDIVAPHVIINGTVNGDVYASDHLELAEKAAINGNVYYNLIEMAMGATVNGNLVHQREPVGLLTKDRPEHSTTEVRSDDAVEEVLEDGGKSE; this is encoded by the coding sequence ATGCTCGGTAAGAAAAAGCAGCAAAAGCCACGTCGGCCGACTGGCCATTTTGATACCTTGGTTTCCTCACGGACCACGGTAGAAGGAGATGTGAAATTCTCCGGCGGATTGCATGTAGATGGCCGGATCAAGGGCAAGGTCGTGGCCGAAGAGGGCAGTGATGCTGTATTGCGCATATCGGAAGTTGGCGAGGTCACCGGCGACATCGTCGCTCCCCATGTCATCATCAATGGTACAGTCAACGGTGACGTCTACGCATCTGACCACCTTGAGCTGGCGGAAAAGGCAGCCATTAACGGCAACGTCTATTACAACCTGATCGAAATGGCCATGGGCGCTACGGTCAATGGCAATCTGGTTCATCAGCGTGAGCCGGTGGGCCTGCTGACCAAGGATCGTCCGGAGCACTCTACCACCGAGGTTCGCTCCGATGACGCGGTTGAAGAAGTCCTGGAAGATGGTGGAAAGTCCGAATAG